In Tiliqua scincoides isolate rTilSci1 chromosome 12, rTilSci1.hap2, whole genome shotgun sequence, the genomic window gagaggggggatttgctgcatgggaaacagtctatcctccatacctactttacccaggcttcgcgcactggagaggacactctgttccagaaccaccattcagagcgcaataccatagtcttccgagactgaaggatgccaacaactaactAGATAAACTGGAGGACTGAGTGTCTATACATTTAACCATgctatagaagaggaaattttggcagatgcagctcagcatggaagggttttaaaaactacacctgccaaaattccctcttctatagcaTGGTTAAatgtatagacactctgtcctccactgtatctggtcccCTTGTTCTTAGCAATGCTCACCCCCAAGAGAGGCAAAACCCAAAATTCCATATGAACAATTCATCAGGTCATAGGGTTCTGTGAAACCTGAAAGCTTGCATACTAAACCAACACTTAATGGGGTCAATTTGAGAGAGGTATAGCGGACAAGACTACTAGCTATCTTTCCGTGGCCATGAAAACATGCAGCCCATATCAACTCTGCAGTATCAAAGGACGCAAACAAGAATCTAACAAGGTCATAGTTTCACCAAGCTATTAAGATGCTCTTCAGAGACTTAGGAAATCATCAGAGCCAGAGCCACACAGTTTCAGCAAGCAAACACACAGGCCGAGAAACTTATTACCTTTCATGAACTGCAAGGACTCCGCTTACGATAAAAGCTTCATTTTCCACGGGCTCTCGCCACCAACTGTTGCTTTGACCTCACTTGTAACATTCCCGTTCTTGAAAGCGACCAGCCAGGAGCAAAGCTCACATCCGCACACCTGACAGCTGTGCATTTTCACCTGATTAAGTGCTCCATCTCCTGGGGAAATTGGTTGGGATGAGTCTGATCTTTtgagtgcttccccccccaaccCATGGAGCATGACAAACAAGGCAGCATTTTCTAGCCATCCATCAACATCTCCTGCCATTTAAGCAGTGCACTTGTTAAACAGCTGGGCtgccccttttttttttctcaatctGTCATCTGAAACACAGAACCTCCTCCATTACCTGGGAGGTCCAGCCCGCCACTTGATACCACCATTCTAATTAGAACACCCTGCTCCAGTCACATTTTTCCAGCACATCTTCCTTCCCATTGTCCGGGCTCTGCAAAAGATGCTGTAATGGTGAAATTTAGGACAAAAAGTGATTGCATGACACCACCGCCCCCCCGTTCCGCTGGCCCCAGTGAGAGACTCATTGCTTAggcttgtgttgttttttttaatcattagcTAGACATTTCCAAACACCTTTGTCTACTAATAGGGCTCTAAATGGAGTAACCATTTGCTCAAACCCCCATTAATTATAAGCCAAAGGTTGAGTTTTGACATGCACCCCAAATATGCTTCGCTTACCAGGAACAGCCAAGGTCTGGAAAAACAAAGTGGAGTTCCTGGTTGTCTTCCATATGCGTTAAGTCAGAGAGTGAACAATATCTGTCACCTTCCCGGCCTATATACCTGCCCTGCCTCCAACGTTCACACTGGGCtgtaatattaaatttaaaacagggCTTAATAAAGACTTATTTTTACAGTGTTTTCTGAACATGTAAAGCTATCTTGATGTTGTCTTTATAGCCATCCTGTAAAGTATTATCAtctccattttgcagatggagaAAACTGAGGCCAAGAGGATTGCCTGAGacagtctaggccagtggttctcaaattgttttggaccaggacccactttttagaatgaccatctgttgggacccaccagaagttatgtcatcaacctggaagtgatgtcatggccagaagtgaaagcattatggaggaaaaattttaatacccctatatgacaaaatcaaatcaaatatgtaaggaaattaaaagtttacagtaagtttaaaaatttatttaaaataaagaagagccctcctaGCCCTCCCAAGCAACCCCTtattatggaattctctcccataGGAGGCCTGCCTGGCTCCTATACCGCCTGAATGTAAATGGCCAATGAAAATGAACATTTTGTTTGGCCTTCCATCAAATCTTTGTCCTTGTTTGTTCCATTTTTGCCGGCTGCTTTCATTTCAATcactgttgctgatctgtttccattttaaaattgttttagtACTATTCATACCtacttctggttggcaaccttcagtctcgaaagactatggcataaacctacagcacccggtattcccaggcggtctcccatccaagtactaaccaggcctgaccctgcttagcttccgagatcagacaagatcaggagatagtgttcagtatagggagatggttggcaaccttcagtctcgaaagactatggtataagcctacagcacccggtattcccaggcggtctcccatccaactactaaccaggcctgaccctgcttagcttccgagatcagacaagatcgggcatgtgcattgGTGGTCATTTTTGGTTCCACTGAATGGTGGTCTAGACACACTTTAAATAGAACAACAGACAAATGTCCTCCCATCTGCTTGCTCAGAAGACAGCCATGTGGGAGTGTTGATGAAAAGGtcactctccctctctccccagctTGGCAATAGACACTGGGGAAGAGATGAATGACCAGAAAAATCTATAGTTAATCTCCACCGTTTTATTGTAAAACTGAGTGGGAAAGGCACAGTGGTGTACTATCGCAATACCCCCAACCAAGAGGGAGTCCAAATGGCATCAGTTCTCTGATCCGCTGgtgtctcctttctcttctctggTCTCCATCAAGCCACTCTCATCTACGTTCTCCAGAGATGAAGCGTGTTGGAGACTCAAGTCTGACAGCGCCATGGTGGGAAGCCGGCTTTGCTCAGGGTAGAGCCAGGGTTTCCTGTCCATGTCGTGGTCCTGTTTCCAGGCAGGGTATTTCAAGCAGGCCTTGTGCAATTTCTTCATCAGCTGAccacaaaaatgggggggggggagaggaggaatgcAGCAAAAGTGAGGTCAAAGCATCCATGTGGAACTTCCCTGTGCCATTAATACAGTGAGAGCTCTCTTTGTGTGAATCTGTCCGCCGCCTCCTACGGTTCTCCTCCAGATACCCCTACCTTCAGAAATTCATCTGGGGGTACATGGGGTTGAGCCTTTTTGGTTGCAGGCTATGAAGTGGCCTGCCTTAaagtgtagagcagtgatttcaacctttttcgtctcacggcacactgacaagggactaaaatggtcaaggaacaccatcagtttttggagaattgacaaggcacaccttgttggtggggggggggctcacatccccagtggccctattagtaaatgaccctaccccaaactcctgcggcacacctgcagaccattcgcggcacaccagtgtgccacggcacagtggctgaaaatggctggtttagagctttaaaagagaattggacaaattcattaAGGGAATATCAGTGGCTGCCAGTCATGATGGTGATATATAGTATACTTCTGAtagaccagtggctcccaaccagtggtctgtgagaccctgagcagtggtccatgaagtctcagaaaaaaaaaaaaaagatagcctCTGATCACTTCCAATATCTCTCTGaatgagcactcccccatggaccatcagagagggccAAGAATGGATCGCCCGCAACCAACACTCAAGTGCATTCACAGCAAGCACACGGAGTTTCTCATTGAGTGCTCCCCCACGGACTACCAAACTTAATTGTATTTTCTGTGCGCAGGGGGGTGGGAGGAtgtatgtggtccacaacaaGTCCAATTTTTGCCTGAGTAGCCTGCGAGCTCCTTAAAGTTGGAAACCATTGTGATAGACACTTGGAAGGACCCTGGTCTTGAGTGAAACAAGACAGCAGCCTCCCTTTTGCAAATCCATCCCAATTAAGCTATCCTGTACCAGGTGAACCACTGCAGTGCTTTGCTGGGCAGGAGGGCAGTTACAGGTTCTTTTTTAAACTCACCTTTGGTGCCAGGTATTGAGAAGCTTTATTCACAACCCACTTTGGCAGCGATCCTAATTTAAGAGATGGGAAAATCACAAAAATAGGATCTTTCTGTTTCCAATTTGTTAGCCGCTTTAGACCTTTGTTTAAATATATGCACATACACCATTAAGTGCATCATAATGAGGAGCTGTGATCAACAGccagggggtcaagggagccacgggctgaggaagtttgggaaccactgctttactgtaCACTTCTAATTGATCTTACACCCCAGTCACTATAAAACTCTGATATTCTGTGCACCAAGGGGTCAGACTTCCCCTCTGGAAACTCTGTCTCGAGAACTCAACAGCCAGCCAAATTTCTATCTCCAGCACTCAAAAATCGGACGTAGAGTATTCTCCGCTTTTGCCTAAAAGAAACCTGTGTGCATCACTGGCTTTCTTCACACCAAGGGAACAAGCTTAACCTCAGAGGGCAGCTGGTCAAAATTGACCAACAATTCCGTGGCATTTATTATTTGATGACATTGCTTCTAGTTATTACATTAACTTTTCCTCCGTACATTGTTTGTCATGGTGAGTGAACTCAGAGTTGCTACCTATTATCCTTTTATTCTTCTGCAACAGCCTGTGGGGCCGTACATCATGACCAAACACTACCAGACCCttagatgtcataagaacataagaacagccccactggatcaggccataggcccatctagtccagcttcctgtatctcacagcggcccaccaaatgccccagggagcacaccaggtaacaagagacctcatcctggtgccctcccttgcatctggccttctgacatagcccattgctaaaatcaggaggttgcacatacacatcatggcttgtaccttgtaatggatttttcttccagaaacttgtccaatccctttataAAGGTatgcaggccagatgctgtcaccacatcctgtggcaaggagttccacagaccacacgctgtgtaaagcaatattttctcttgtctgttctaactttcccaacactcaattttagtggatgtcccctggttctcgtgttatgtgagagtgtaaagcgcatctccctatccactccgtccatcccctgcataattttgtatgtctcaatcatgtcccccctcaggcgcctctattctaggctgaagaggcccaaacgccgtagcctttcctcatgaggaaggtgccctagcccagtaatcatcttagtcgctctcttttgcaccttttccatttccactatgtcctttttgagatgtgtccaTATCTGAGGGCACATGTAAATGCAGAGCACACTTGTTGTTCACAAAAACTCAGCTGCCGTATTTTAGAACATGGGGACTCGCTGATCTTCAACAGGACATCTTTCAACCCTGAAGAATCTGTAGGATCCACCAAACTTACCTTTAGGATCAACCTGAGCCAAGTAGGTCAAAATACAGCTGTTGGGTCCAGTCGATTGCACCAAATAGCCAGCCAAGAGGGACACAGCCCGCACCAGGTCCTTCCGCGGAGGGTACTTCTGCACAGAGAAAAGGCCATCAGACTAGTTTTGAAATTCCTTGACAATCTACACTGGCTGTCACTTtccttctgggctcaattcaagttGCTAGTTACAACCTATAAAGCACCACAGAGGGCCCTCCTTATATATGGGCTCAGCACCCATGGATTTCACTCAATGCGGGTACTGAGCCTGCATCTGGACTGCCTCAAGGACCGTCCGGTTGTGtcgaggaggcattctgaggcacaaggagatCGCCCATGGCCAAcctgcatctcagaaggcctccccgATGCTTTGGAGAGGCATTTCCAGTTGCTGTCATGGGCCCTCTtgcggatttaattatctgtggaattctgtCTCCACAAGGGGTACAGGAactgatcccccacagatactgcaGTTTCCACTGTACATGGACTGGAACCTGGATATCTGAAGACCGGCATTTTCCCActgagcctgtttatctgctcTACTCATCAGCCAAGGCTTCGTTCCATGTCCTTTTTGACAATTGCACCCAACATAAGAACATgttggatcaggcaaaggcccatctagtccaacttcctgtatctcacaatgcctcaaggagcacacaagacaacaggagacctgcatcctggtactctgcaatagcctacttctaaaaccagtgGATTGCACATACCCAATATGGCCtgtaacctgagatggacttttcctccagaaattcatccaatccccttttaaaggcatctagactacCTAGTTTAGGGAATGGGCATCTAGACTACCTAGACTGCCATCTAGACTACCTAGTTTAGggaacgggcaggaggtctggtctagagggtagagcctccatttgcctgaagataacatccacaggttgatATCTCGAGGCCACTGGcaacgtgcgaccttgaagcagctgacaagctgaagccgagctattccatctgctctgagcgtgggaggatggagaccagaatgttgcgaccagatcagaacgaaacatctgaattgttgtggctcttgaaagatagagccttctttcaattgtaaaaatccctacggggatttaatcagcctgcctatgtaaaccgccttgaataaagtctgaggagaaatctgatgaccaagaaaggtggtatataaatacctgtattattattattattattagtttctGGAAAAATTCTGCCTCCCCATGAGATCGGACTGGCTCCATTTTCAAAAAGCCAGGTTTTAAAAGATTAAGTTTTGTTAATAACTATAGTggctctactcccccccccccccccggtcatttTATAGTTTGTTTATAGTCTGTTTGTAGTCAATTAGAAATTTGCCAGCTTATTTGTTCTAAAGTTTGTCTCTTTTAATCATGTAACCCACCTTGATCATTTTGTGTATGGGACAAGAGGAGACCAAAGCAGTGGTTTAAATAAATTAATGCAGTTTCCCATCTGCAGGCTATACTGGATAGAGCACCCACAGCCCTGGAACAAAGGgctcagagccagcccaagatctcttgaCACCCAAAGCAGCAcgtcaaatgctgctcccccttacctgatggacatgccagcctctgcacctaCCGCACTCCTTCTAGCACCTCATGCTCCTTCCCtatacatttcctcttttttctctgcctcctcttccaatccagggaatggaaggtgAAGATAGGGTAGTGTAGACGAGAAGGTGGAGTGAGAAGAGTGCCTCCTGCCAATTGgttttagttggcctcatgaatgggccagccctagaGGAGGTTGCCCACTTGTCGCTATCCGGGGGCAGCATGCTGGTTCAGTCACTCAAATTGCTAACCTGAGCAATCCCACCCTGCCTATAGGGAACAACACTGCTAGAACTCTGGCTGTGAGCCTGTCCTTAAATCTTCTCTGTGCCCCTCAGCCTCCTATCCGCCACCAACCGCTTCAGAAATCAGCTCACCAGGTGCTTGACTGAGAAGTTGATGATAATGTATGATTTATCCAGGACCTGCCAGGACCTCAGCGTCACCACATCTCTGTTCTTTAAAGGCTTCGGACACTTCCCTAGCCAAGAACGAAAGACAACCCAACTCAACACTGTGCTGCAAGGTAGGAATTCACATAAAGAATAAAGGCCAAGGGCTTGGGGCTTCTATGGCAACGAAAACTTTTATAGTTAGGCTAAATAAATACATGTAGTTATATAGCATCAtccatgtacatggcactttacacagGGCAAAGGTCTCTGCCTTCAGGGACTTACAGTCCTGATAAAAAGGTATACCCAAATTGAAAGCAATGCCCAGCAAGCTGTACATACCTAGtacttaaacaaaaacaaacggTGAAATTGCTACGTTAT contains:
- the LOC136663105 gene encoding START domain-containing protein 10-like; amino-acid sequence: MEPLRLPDEDAFRAFRAQCEEERGWLSRYSRGGVSVWGQLPAPGSFAVHRVKGRVDLPDVSAETAYDVLHDIEYRKKWDSNVIETHDIARLTENADVGYYSWKCPKPLKNRDVVTLRSWQVLDKSYIIINFSVKHLKYPPRKDLVRAVSLLAGYLVQSTGPNSCILTYLAQVDPKGSLPKWVVNKASQYLAPKLMKKLHKACLKYPAWKQDHDMDRKPWLYPEQSRLPTMALSDLSLQHASSLENVDESGLMETREEKGDTSGSEN